Proteins from a genomic interval of Nostoc sp. 'Peltigera membranacea cyanobiont' N6:
- a CDS encoding restriction endonuclease, protein MILILIIGLLFALGGIIFLAWLFVLFPPSMPKSKYRWQGLKQSPLPPKSTKSSDISSQNFVRQSPAPTQKTLLAKNFKKPVRQSPVPTQKTFLAKNFKKPVGQSSVPIQKAFLAKNFKKQLLPSPARTPRVRLPKKLKKHLNNIEYASQVLLELRSRTQLAKLPVVIATLRRISPYVFEELVLTCCKKQGWQIQRNFRYTGDGGIDGRVLILGKLYVIQVKRYADYISPEHIKDFLCCIEGEGASGGFFVHTGITGQLSKQLIRRSDKIILVSGQKLVNFVLGEQLKIIGITIPVKSVNIEQ, encoded by the coding sequence ATGATACTAATCCTAATCATTGGTTTGTTGTTTGCACTGGGTGGAATAATTTTTCTAGCTTGGCTGTTTGTATTATTTCCACCTTCAATGCCAAAGTCAAAGTATCGCTGGCAAGGTTTGAAGCAATCGCCATTACCACCTAAGAGTACAAAATCGTCTGACATTTCATCTCAAAATTTTGTACGACAAAGCCCAGCACCAACGCAAAAGACTCTCTTAGCTAAAAATTTTAAGAAGCCTGTACGACAAAGCCCAGTACCAACGCAAAAGACTTTCTTAGCTAAAAACTTTAAGAAGCCTGTAGGACAAAGCTCAGTACCAATCCAAAAGGCTTTCTTAGCTAAAAATTTTAAGAAGCAATTACTACCAAGCCCAGCGCGAACACCAAGGGTTAGATTACCTAAAAAGCTTAAGAAACACTTGAATAATATTGAGTACGCTAGTCAAGTATTACTTGAGCTTCGTAGCAGAACTCAATTAGCCAAATTGCCAGTAGTAATCGCTACGCTACGCAGGATATCGCCTTACGTTTTTGAAGAATTGGTACTCACTTGTTGCAAAAAACAGGGCTGGCAAATCCAACGCAACTTTCGGTACACCGGTGACGGCGGGATAGATGGTCGCGTGTTGATTTTAGGAAAGCTCTATGTAATCCAGGTTAAACGTTACGCTGATTACATTAGCCCAGAACACATCAAAGATTTCCTGTGCTGTATCGAAGGAGAAGGAGCTAGTGGTGGATTCTTCGTGCATACTGGCATAACTGGACAGTTATCAAAACAGTTGATTCGTCGCTCCGATAAAATAATCTTAGTGAGCGGTCAGAAACTAGTAAATTTTGTCTTAGGTGAGCAGTTGAAGATAATAGGGATAACAATACCAGTTAAATCAGTGAACATTGAACAGTGA
- a CDS encoding ankyrin repeat domain-containing protein — protein sequence MLLTVKSQTPEKTSSSISPFCKILSEKFSPFGNNSDLSVALGGAIAKGGNLNQPCDIFGEKWLPLNFLLSTDEALVERLIQTGVNVNAKDGKGDTPLHYLGKSEKNARLLLSRGAKVNVRNQNGNTPLHNLFGQKTAAVIKLLIDRGAKVNAKNQEQMTPLHFAANSGKADITELLISRGGDINARSTQNWTPLHYGASNVEVAKKLILAGADLTIQNREGAVIHSSSLEPAVLKLLLDGGVNVNLRNRQGQTPLHIHRFQPALVKLLLARKAQVNLRDAQGKTPLYDVNLEVARQLVAANADLNVQDNLGRTPLHQAVLEEQSFFGPELVTLFLSKNARVDLKDKQGKTALDLARQLNKTQIINLLERHIATKNSAGSGTTTTKATAKLQQFLNSKNWSAADQETRRLLSPQKDLFVPNAATIPLDLIQEIDRAWLVASDGRFGLSVQAKIWQKVIASHPNKEETAANTFGDRVGWKLKVPRTENDFISSDWLNESELNYSLQAPVGHLPWAGVSDAAVLSVAVPPPGEHCGSCTIDAMFLRDGRFYKYLPQLFARVKMALNISVPKK from the coding sequence ATGCTGCTTACCGTTAAATCTCAGACACCAGAAAAAACCTCTAGTTCCATCTCTCCTTTTTGCAAAATATTATCGGAGAAATTTAGCCCTTTTGGGAATAATTCCGATTTATCTGTAGCATTAGGTGGGGCGATCGCCAAAGGAGGTAATCTGAATCAACCCTGTGATATTTTTGGTGAAAAGTGGCTACCGCTCAACTTTTTACTATCCACAGACGAAGCACTGGTTGAGCGTTTAATCCAAACTGGGGTGAATGTAAATGCTAAGGATGGGAAAGGAGATACTCCTCTACATTATTTAGGAAAATCTGAGAAAAATGCGCGATTACTTCTGAGTAGAGGAGCAAAAGTGAATGTCCGCAACCAAAATGGTAATACCCCACTCCATAATCTTTTTGGACAGAAAACCGCTGCTGTAATCAAACTTTTGATAGATCGGGGTGCTAAGGTTAATGCTAAAAATCAAGAGCAAATGACACCGTTACATTTTGCTGCCAATTCCGGAAAAGCTGATATCACGGAGCTATTAATTAGTCGTGGTGGGGATATAAATGCTCGTAGCACTCAGAACTGGACACCACTACACTACGGAGCATCAAATGTAGAAGTTGCCAAAAAACTAATCCTTGCAGGCGCAGATCTAACTATCCAAAATCGTGAAGGGGCTGTGATTCACTCTAGCAGTTTGGAACCAGCAGTACTAAAACTCCTGCTAGATGGGGGAGTTAATGTTAATTTACGCAATCGTCAGGGGCAAACTCCGCTCCACATTCATCGTTTCCAACCCGCTCTAGTAAAATTGCTATTGGCTCGAAAAGCGCAAGTTAACCTACGAGATGCTCAAGGTAAAACCCCTCTGTATGATGTCAACCTAGAAGTGGCTCGACAACTGGTTGCGGCTAATGCAGATTTAAATGTTCAAGATAACTTAGGAAGAACACCTCTGCACCAAGCAGTATTGGAGGAACAAAGTTTCTTTGGCCCGGAATTGGTAACACTATTTCTTAGTAAAAATGCTAGGGTTGACCTCAAAGATAAGCAAGGTAAGACTGCTCTAGACTTAGCTCGACAACTTAATAAAACCCAAATCATTAATTTGTTAGAGCGACATATCGCAACTAAAAATTCTGCTGGTAGTGGAACAACCACAACCAAAGCAACAGCAAAACTCCAGCAGTTCCTCAATTCTAAAAACTGGAGTGCTGCCGATCAAGAAACCCGCCGTCTCTTATCACCTCAAAAAGACCTCTTTGTACCGAACGCTGCCACTATACCTCTAGATTTAATTCAAGAGATTGATCGAGCTTGGTTAGTAGCTAGTGATGGACGGTTTGGACTCAGTGTCCAAGCAAAGATTTGGCAAAAGGTAATAGCATCTCATCCGAACAAAGAAGAAACTGCTGCCAATACCTTTGGCGATCGCGTCGGTTGGAAACTCAAAGTTCCTCGAACCGAAAACGATTTTATTAGCAGCGACTGGCTGAATGAATCCGAACTCAATTATTCACTGCAAGCTCCTGTCGGACACTTACCCTGGGCTGGTGTTTCAGACGCAGCTGTACTATCGGTTGCAGTTCCTCCCCCTGGAGAACACTGTGGTAGCTGTACCATCGATGCAATGTTTCTGCGAGATGGGCGATTCTATAAATATCTGCCTCAACTTTTTGCACGGGTTAAAATGGCATTGAATATTTCTGTGCCGAAAAAATAA
- a CDS encoding ParM/StbA family protein codes for MTKMVYRVLSEISYKSELLCMEPELIKISKDSLDLYESGQMNRPNPENEAWIEYNEEYYAVGFLAQKYFEARINFLELKYENAIPKTLAAVGAIAIRDSLKANFDLSLGLLLPYGEWEDRERLERGLSKALSSFSFRGKQFCINLINFQCLPEGGGLILTRSKKLGTDFNKVNIAVVMLGFRDISAVIFERGISTGKTEGLGLAWMLERIKSRTSGQNLHDLLKAVHLSGPTLKPRYCKPLARSKKSDFKVEEIAQIIEVADLSRKEYWEKVSTWLKINIPAHIEQVIIGGGTSEYLGSELKNLFTHTDISWAAELSEDVRLAFNLPIKKDALCLRFTDVYGLFRYQHATSSISTHRAS; via the coding sequence ATGACGAAGATGGTTTATCGTGTTCTCTCGGAGATTTCGTACAAGTCAGAATTGCTGTGTATGGAACCAGAGTTAATTAAGATTTCCAAAGATTCGTTGGATTTATATGAGTCTGGGCAAATGAATCGCCCCAATCCAGAGAATGAAGCGTGGATAGAGTACAACGAAGAATATTATGCGGTTGGGTTTTTGGCACAAAAGTATTTTGAAGCGCGAATCAATTTTTTAGAACTCAAGTATGAGAACGCGATTCCAAAAACTTTGGCAGCAGTGGGGGCAATAGCGATTAGAGATTCTTTGAAGGCAAACTTTGATTTATCCTTGGGACTGCTATTGCCTTATGGGGAGTGGGAAGATAGAGAGAGATTGGAGAGGGGTTTAAGTAAGGCACTGTCTAGCTTTAGCTTTCGAGGGAAACAATTTTGTATAAATCTGATTAACTTTCAGTGCTTACCCGAAGGTGGGGGACTGATATTGACGCGAAGTAAAAAACTTGGCACAGATTTTAATAAAGTGAACATTGCTGTGGTGATGCTGGGTTTTCGGGATATATCAGCCGTAATCTTTGAGCGTGGTATTTCAACTGGAAAAACGGAAGGATTGGGCTTGGCGTGGATGCTGGAGAGAATCAAAAGCCGAACATCAGGGCAAAACTTACACGATCTGTTAAAGGCTGTCCATCTATCAGGCCCGACATTGAAACCGAGATACTGCAAACCTTTGGCTCGGAGCAAGAAGTCTGATTTTAAGGTTGAGGAAATAGCACAAATTATTGAAGTGGCTGACTTATCTCGTAAAGAATACTGGGAAAAGGTATCCACTTGGCTCAAAATTAATATTCCTGCCCATATTGAGCAAGTCATTATTGGTGGTGGAACGTCGGAATATTTAGGCTCGGAGTTGAAAAATTTGTTTACTCATACCGACATTTCATGGGCAGCAGAATTATCTGAGGATGTGCGTTTAGCTTTTAACCTGCCGATTAAAAAAGATGCCTTGTGCTTGCGTTTCACTGATGTATATGGATTGTTTCGTTACCAACACGCTACATCATCCATTTCAACTCATCGTGCTTCTTAA
- the mobF gene encoding MobF family relaxase — protein MLTAANVSSEMAVNYFIKNYYHQGKSLWNGQGAKKLGLSGAVDDEDAFKNIIEGQKPDGREVLNARVVKEKGKGERRAALDCTFSAPKSVSLMALVGGDTRLIDAHHQALKETLELIEQRYAYTRVTDNSGRHRVKTGNLVVAQFDHIESRDLDPHLHTHCLLMNMTQTPDGRWLSLGNNEIFANKKFLGMAYQSSLAREVQKLGYEIELRLHGQFDIKGFKFEDLEAFSKRRQQIIASSGANSTWAEREKIWDDTRQRKQKLPESELVALWKEEAAALGITFVKPGEPRKEQAPLVVEQKSLIDALDDAIAHCSERNVAFRQEDLEKFILEERLATDVTATAALIREHQELIALPGLTDQFTTMTAVRRELATINLMQQGECKFDSISHPEVVESHLENTLLNTGQRQAVELAATTSDQFIAWQGVAGAGKTFALKELKAIAFNAGYTIKGFAPSSSAAKVLSEELEIQSETIARLLVTEPKEIEPNQIWIVDEAGLLSAKDAHALLQRATLLQARVILVGDTRQLSAVSAGNPFKSLQQAGIKTAHLNESLRQKDPQLKLAVDLIADGRIEAGFERLEANGSILQVDSFSKIEQIASDYIVGTPEQRLKTLVLAGTNTERLALTQAIRSQLKDEGTLGETATITQLQTKNLTKVQMRFAHNFEIGDVVMPTRDYKRRGLSKGKLYEVVGRTTDKLTLIGDNGQVMDVDTAFEKAVYQSHQIEIAVGDRLQWKKNDRQLGRRNGQEFTVTGIDLNIVQIKYADERTECISLAQAQNLDYALVSTTYSSQGKTADRVLISADFTIGQESFYVAASRARHELKIYTEDPTRLVELAQQSKAKENALELLRKQIQKSTIEQHQAITINISAPFEKPVLKQETTVSTPFVGPIVKSVASSRTTSHDSSIKVPKVLPVLKETPNYNTLESVFSKPVLKSPVPTEPFWTPNQTEKIPNFIEPKHWQEFESSAIHPNITALNFESLQFNYAGGEHEAWERLMVSEKLNRTNTGRLTDGFIRAYSHLDAGGWWCDAGVDARTFANLKPGEKPPIKRWGCYKPNQPRPKKDENNQIIEGKFIKYEHPPKVELSIFLLNVPDDIAERIYSKHKVNPSDRDRQSGFWYCVWKHNIPCAIAEGAKKAASLLSQGHAAIGLPGISAGYRTPKDEFGKKIGKSYLHEELAVFATQGRVFKFCFDYETKPETKLHIERDISVTGRLLQEAGARVKVINLPGPDKGVDDFIAANGPQAYEKLSHLAPTFRDWQQQNQHSKTAAFPPLRKPIPEQRSIQLEGTGNRERATGNDKLDLLPTHREEEIEKTVACSPLPVPYLLQNKPQVQTHDFNQRQQPNSDTVANREDRAIEQEFRAVTNQQPAIDPENRVLRNEPSREPNRNERESVELLAAINRDAELEKVFEHGDDIAGINQSSTDDGLRGQRTEKLSRQVNGQNSTIFNREASYVHSSQPATRQLLNTISDYVEQSAIESALTQTVLGLTEQLSQSHQQLVIAKSTFNEFETALTAELQSYAENKAILSIYDYVEQSAIESALTQAVLGLTEQLSQSHQQLVAAKSTFNEFETALTAELQSHAEKRAILSIFDYIEQSSIESTLAQTVLGLTEQLSRSHQQLVEYQTAFNDFEEVLTAELQSHAEKRAILSISDYIEQSAIESALNQSVLGLTEQLSQSHQQLVASKTTFNDFETALTQELKPHAEKGAILSISDYVEQSAIESALNQAVLGLTKQLSQSHQQLVTAKSTFNDFETALTQELKSHAEKGAILSISDYVEQSAIESALNQAVLGLTKQLSQSHQQLVTAKSTFNDFETALTQELKSHAEKGAILSISDYIEQSAIESALNQAVLGLTKQLSQSHQQLVTAKSTFNDFETALTTELQSHVEKRAILSTSNSVEQSATESTLAKTLLAELKLHLKQMIQGLDIERLAEVVMEVGKYVKGEKVTGAKVSELFTSVTTDAKVLTFEEKMNIVRQLIRDDKPSIMKRLGINSPSPNDNEEHLRFRR, from the coding sequence ATGCTAACAGCGGCTAACGTGTCCTCAGAGATGGCGGTGAACTACTTCATCAAGAATTACTATCACCAAGGAAAGTCGCTTTGGAATGGTCAAGGTGCTAAAAAGTTGGGGTTGTCAGGGGCAGTCGATGACGAAGACGCTTTTAAAAATATCATTGAGGGGCAAAAGCCTGATGGTCGTGAGGTATTGAATGCCAGAGTAGTCAAAGAAAAGGGGAAAGGAGAACGCAGAGCCGCATTAGACTGTACATTTTCTGCGCCCAAAAGTGTGAGCTTGATGGCATTGGTGGGTGGGGATACACGGTTAATCGATGCCCATCATCAGGCGCTAAAAGAAACCTTGGAGCTAATAGAGCAGCGTTATGCCTATACCAGAGTGACAGATAATAGCGGCAGACATAGAGTTAAGACTGGTAACTTGGTCGTCGCGCAGTTCGATCACATCGAAAGTCGGGATTTAGACCCACATCTGCACACCCATTGTTTGCTGATGAACATGACCCAAACTCCAGATGGTAGGTGGTTGAGTTTGGGTAATAATGAAATATTCGCCAATAAAAAATTCTTGGGGATGGCATACCAAAGCTCTCTGGCGCGTGAGGTGCAGAAGCTTGGCTACGAGATAGAGCTTCGTTTACATGGGCAGTTTGATATAAAAGGCTTTAAATTCGAGGATTTAGAGGCATTTTCTAAGCGGCGACAGCAAATCATCGCCTCATCTGGTGCTAATTCGACTTGGGCCGAACGTGAAAAAATTTGGGATGATACCCGCCAGCGCAAGCAGAAACTACCAGAATCAGAATTAGTTGCATTGTGGAAAGAAGAAGCTGCGGCGTTAGGTATCACGTTTGTCAAGCCAGGAGAACCAAGAAAAGAACAGGCTCCTCTTGTGGTTGAGCAAAAAAGTCTGATTGATGCGTTAGATGATGCGATCGCACATTGCAGTGAGAGAAATGTCGCTTTTAGACAAGAGGATTTAGAAAAATTCATCTTAGAAGAACGTTTAGCTACGGATGTAACAGCAACAGCAGCCCTGATTAGAGAGCATCAGGAGTTAATCGCTCTACCAGGATTAACTGACCAATTTACGACGATGACAGCAGTGCGGCGGGAGTTGGCGACGATTAACTTGATGCAGCAAGGTGAATGCAAATTTGACTCCATTTCCCACCCGGAAGTAGTCGAAAGCCACTTAGAGAACACCTTACTAAATACCGGACAGCGCCAAGCAGTAGAATTAGCTGCAACAACATCTGACCAGTTCATTGCATGGCAGGGGGTAGCTGGCGCTGGCAAGACTTTTGCCCTCAAAGAGTTGAAGGCGATCGCTTTCAATGCCGGATATACCATCAAAGGCTTTGCCCCCAGTTCCTCTGCTGCTAAGGTTTTGAGCGAAGAGTTAGAGATTCAATCTGAAACTATTGCTAGATTACTTGTCACTGAACCAAAAGAAATTGAACCAAATCAAATCTGGATTGTGGACGAAGCGGGTTTACTCAGTGCTAAAGATGCCCATGCACTCCTACAACGAGCAACCTTACTTCAAGCTAGGGTGATTTTAGTAGGTGACACTCGGCAGTTATCAGCAGTGTCGGCAGGTAATCCCTTCAAATCCTTGCAGCAAGCAGGAATCAAAACCGCACACCTCAATGAATCGTTGCGCCAAAAAGACCCTCAACTGAAGCTGGCAGTAGATTTAATCGCTGATGGCAGAATAGAAGCAGGATTTGAAAGACTAGAAGCCAACGGTTCCATACTTCAAGTAGATAGTTTTTCCAAAATAGAGCAGATCGCTAGTGATTATATAGTAGGGACACCAGAGCAGCGACTCAAAACCCTTGTGTTAGCTGGAACAAATACAGAAAGACTTGCCCTTACCCAAGCGATTCGCTCTCAGTTAAAAGATGAAGGAACTTTGGGAGAAACTGCAACCATCACCCAATTGCAAACCAAAAATCTGACAAAAGTACAGATGCGGTTTGCCCATAACTTTGAAATTGGTGATGTGGTCATGCCGACACGGGATTACAAACGCCGGGGGCTTTCTAAAGGCAAATTATATGAAGTGGTAGGTCGAACTACTGATAAGTTGACCCTAATTGGTGATAATGGTCAGGTAATGGATGTAGACACGGCTTTTGAGAAAGCGGTTTACCAGAGTCACCAGATTGAAATTGCCGTGGGCGATCGCCTGCAATGGAAGAAAAACGATCGGCAATTGGGACGACGTAACGGACAGGAGTTTACTGTAACAGGGATCGACCTGAACATAGTCCAGATTAAATATGCTGATGAGCGTACTGAATGCATTAGTTTGGCACAGGCGCAAAACTTAGACTATGCCCTTGTGAGTACAACATATAGTAGCCAGGGGAAAACTGCGGATCGGGTGTTAATTTCGGCAGATTTCACTATTGGACAGGAAAGTTTTTATGTTGCTGCCAGCCGTGCAAGGCATGAATTAAAGATTTACACCGAAGATCCAACGCGATTGGTAGAGTTGGCGCAACAGTCGAAAGCCAAAGAGAATGCTTTGGAATTGCTACGAAAACAAATTCAGAAATCGACGATTGAGCAGCACCAAGCAATAACTATAAATATAAGTGCCCCTTTTGAGAAGCCAGTACTAAAACAAGAGACGACAGTATCTACTCCTTTTGTCGGCCCAATTGTGAAATCAGTCGCATCTAGCCGAACAACAAGCCATGATTCATCAATAAAAGTACCGAAAGTCTTGCCCGTCTTGAAAGAGACACCAAATTATAATACTCTTGAATCGGTTTTCTCTAAGCCAGTACTGAAATCTCCTGTCCCCACAGAACCATTCTGGACACCCAATCAGACTGAAAAAATACCTAATTTTATTGAACCAAAACACTGGCAAGAGTTTGAATCAAGTGCCATTCATCCTAATATTACAGCGTTGAACTTTGAGAGTCTTCAGTTTAACTATGCAGGTGGTGAGCATGAAGCCTGGGAACGGCTCATGGTCAGCGAAAAACTGAATCGAACAAATACAGGACGGCTAACAGATGGTTTTATAAGGGCATATTCGCATCTTGATGCTGGTGGATGGTGGTGTGATGCTGGAGTTGATGCGCGAACATTTGCTAACTTAAAGCCAGGTGAGAAACCGCCGATTAAACGATGGGGATGCTACAAGCCAAATCAACCAAGACCCAAAAAAGATGAGAATAATCAAATAATTGAAGGAAAATTCATTAAATATGAGCATCCCCCAAAGGTTGAATTAAGTATATTCTTGCTCAATGTCCCTGACGATATTGCCGAACGCATTTACTCCAAACACAAGGTGAACCCCAGCGATCGCGATCGCCAGTCAGGATTTTGGTACTGTGTATGGAAACATAATATCCCCTGTGCGATCGCAGAAGGTGCAAAAAAAGCAGCCAGCCTGTTGAGCCAAGGTCACGCTGCCATTGGGCTACCTGGGATTTCGGCGGGATACCGAACTCCCAAAGATGAGTTTGGTAAAAAAATCGGTAAGTCTTACCTACATGAGGAATTAGCGGTTTTCGCCACACAAGGGAGAGTTTTCAAGTTCTGCTTTGACTACGAAACCAAGCCCGAAACTAAGCTCCATATCGAACGAGATATTTCCGTAACTGGAAGATTGTTACAAGAAGCTGGAGCAAGAGTAAAAGTCATCAACTTGCCAGGCCCAGACAAAGGTGTTGATGATTTCATCGCCGCAAATGGGCCACAAGCTTACGAGAAATTGAGTCATCTTGCTCCAACCTTTCGGGACTGGCAACAGCAGAATCAGCATTCAAAGACTGCGGCTTTTCCACCTTTGCGTAAGCCGATACCAGAACAACGTTCTATACAACTTGAGGGAACAGGCAACAGGGAACGGGCAACAGGGAATGACAAATTGGATCTCTTACCAACACACAGGGAAGAGGAAATAGAAAAAACTGTTGCCTGTTCCCCATTGCCTGTTCCCTATCTTTTACAAAATAAACCACAGGTACAAACCCATGACTTTAACCAACGACAACAACCTAACTCAGATACAGTTGCTAACCGAGAAGATAGAGCAATTGAACAAGAATTTCGAGCAGTTACAAACCAACAGCCAGCAATTGACCCAGAAAATCGAGTTCTTAGAAACGAGCCAAGCCGAGAACCTAATCGAAATGAGCGCGAATCAGTCGAACTTCTTGCAGCAATTAACCGAGATGCTGAACTCGAAAAAGTCTTCGAGCATGGAGACGATATTGCAGGAATTAACCAAAGCTCTACAGATGATGGGCTTCGAGGTCAACGAACAGAGAAACTCTCAAGACAAGTTAACGGACAAAATTCAACAATTTTTAATAGAGAAGCAAGTTATGTCCATTCTTCACAACCAGCCACCAGACAACTCTTAAATACAATCTCCGATTATGTTGAGCAATCAGCTATTGAGTCTGCTTTAACCCAAACAGTATTAGGGCTAACAGAACAACTTTCTCAATCTCATCAACAACTTGTCATTGCTAAAAGTACATTCAATGAGTTTGAAACAGCATTGACGGCTGAGTTGCAATCTTATGCAGAAAATAAAGCTATTCTGTCAATCTATGATTATGTTGAGCAATCAGCTATCGAGTCTGCTTTAACCCAAGCAGTATTAGGATTGACAGAACAACTTTCTCAATCTCATCAACAACTTGTTGCTGCTAAAAGTACATTCAATGAGTTTGAAACAGCATTGACGGCTGAGTTGCAATCCCATGCAGAAAAGAGAGCTATTTTGTCAATTTTTGATTATATTGAGCAATCAAGTATTGAATCTACTTTAGCCCAAACAGTATTAGGATTAACAGAGCAACTTTCTCGATCTCATCAGCAGTTAGTTGAATATCAAACTGCATTTAATGACTTTGAGGAAGTATTGACAGCTGAGTTGCAATCCCATGCAGAAAAGAGGGCTATTTTATCAATCTCTGATTATATTGAGCAATCAGCTATCGAGTCTGCTTTAAACCAATCAGTATTAGGATTGACAGAGCAACTTTCTCAATCTCATCAACAACTTGTTGCATCTAAGACTACATTCAATGACTTTGAAACAGCCTTGACTCAAGAGTTAAAACCTCATGCAGAAAAAGGAGCTATTTTATCAATCTCTGATTATGTTGAGCAATCAGCTATCGAGTCTGCTTTAAACCAAGCAGTATTAGGGTTAACAAAACAACTTTCTCAATCTCATCAACAACTTGTTACTGCTAAAAGTACATTCAATGACTTTGAAACAGCCTTGACTCAAGAGTTAAAATCTCATGCAGAAAAAGGAGCTATTTTATCAATCTCTGATTATGTTGAGCAATCAGCTATCGAGTCTGCTTTAAACCAAGCAGTATTAGGGTTAACAAAACAACTTTCTCAATCTCATCAACAACTTGTTACTGCTAAAAGTACATTCAATGACTTTGAAACAGCCTTGACTCAAGAGTTAAAATCTCATGCAGAAAAAGGAGCTATTTTATCAATCTCTGATTATATTGAGCAATCAGCTATCGAGTCTGCTTTAAACCAAGCAGTATTAGGGTTAACAAAACAACTTTCTCAATCTCATCAACAACTTGTTACTGCTAAAAGTACATTCAATGACTTTGAAACAGCATTGACAACTGAGTTGCAATCTCATGTAGAGAAGAGAGCTATTTTATCCACCTCTAACTCTGTTGAGCAATCAGCTACTGAGTCAACCTTAGCTAAAACATTACTAGCAGAATTAAAGTTGCATCTCAAACAGATGATTCAGGGTTTAGATATTGAAAGATTGGCAGAAGTAGTTATGGAAGTAGGAAAATATGTCAAAGGTGAAAAGGTAACAGGAGCAAAGGTCAGCGAGTTATTTACGAGTGTTACAACTGATGCAAAAGTGTTGACTTTTGAGGAGAAAATGAACATCGTTAGGCAACTGATTAGAGATGACAAACCATCGATTATGAAAAGATTGGGAATCAACTCGCCATCGCCAAATGACAACGAGGAGCATCTACGGTTCCGGCGCTAA
- a CDS encoding ParM/StbA family protein, producing MSNIHTLQKIFPAGFDNGYGSLKLLVEGFEVIRVPSYITNAEMEDVPGRVVFNGTAYTVGESAYRTGNYFDRNTDNNENKVNNALLTLLGALAHLPHRKAWHLKLVVSLHDVGLASELQKVLNGEYQPILAGKQSDVKVEVLKVVLEGMGALFGHPLPKKLTILDFGNGTTLYSRYNRGQREVHTAYPIGVEVLIDDISQKMKHLNGGKIGDPSKIRFCLEMGHTRYSRDIDIKDIYSASLKDWYEKYLKKVVNLTLDAKHQGDEIWAIGGGCLLPGFKKLLEKNGFKILDNPVEANVFGLLEMAKTISSKNPTTTSIK from the coding sequence ATGTCAAACATTCACACCTTACAAAAAATTTTTCCTGCGGGTTTCGATAACGGTTACGGAAGTCTCAAACTTTTAGTCGAAGGATTTGAAGTAATTCGTGTGCCGAGTTATATAACCAATGCCGAAATGGAAGATGTTCCAGGGCGTGTAGTTTTTAACGGCACTGCTTACACAGTCGGAGAGTCTGCTTACCGCACAGGGAATTATTTTGACCGCAACACAGACAATAATGAAAACAAAGTCAACAACGCATTATTGACTTTATTGGGTGCATTGGCGCATCTACCACACCGTAAGGCTTGGCACTTAAAATTAGTTGTCAGCTTACATGACGTTGGTCTGGCATCAGAACTACAAAAAGTACTCAATGGAGAATATCAGCCAATACTTGCTGGCAAACAATCAGACGTGAAAGTAGAAGTGCTGAAAGTTGTACTAGAGGGGATGGGTGCATTGTTTGGGCATCCATTACCCAAAAAGCTAACGATATTAGACTTTGGCAATGGTACGACTTTGTATTCTCGTTACAACCGGGGTCAGCGAGAAGTTCACACTGCCTACCCCATCGGTGTAGAAGTTCTCATCGATGATATCTCCCAAAAAATGAAACATTTGAATGGCGGAAAAATCGGAGATCCATCCAAAATCCGATTTTGTTTGGAAATGGGGCATACCCGATACAGCCGTGACATCGATATCAAAGATATATACAGTGCTTCTTTAAAAGATTGGTATGAAAAATACTTGAAGAAAGTGGTGAATCTCACATTGGATGCCAAGCACCAAGGGGATGAAATCTGGGCGATAGGTGGAGGCTGTCTCTTACCAGGATTTAAGAAGCTGTTGGAGAAAAACGGCTTCAAAATCCTGGACAATCCGGTGGAAGCTAATGTCTTTGGGCTTTTAGAAATGGCAAAAACCATCAGCAGTAAGAATCCAACTACTACATCTATTAAGTGA